A region of Haloplanus sp. XH21 DNA encodes the following proteins:
- a CDS encoding branched-chain amino acid ABC transporter permease — protein MVLDPQLIWNGLVVGSIIAVSALGLTLIFGILNFINIAYGDYMAAGAYVAWAVNAQVGLPLGVAIVVGILTMSVGAVALDKLVFQHFRTRSPITLLIVSIGLAFIIRNFIRAIWGPSGHFYELPMEANPSFAGVRFSVEQVAIMVVSILLLLGVYVLLRRTRIGIAMRAASDDRMLSRIRGVDTERIVLYVWLIGGAIAGLGGIMLGLDAQIRPNMGFTALIPIFAAVILGGIGDPKGAVAGGYTIGVAQEVSVAVIPSEYKFGVGLLALIVGLITRPDGLFGEATR, from the coding sequence ATGGTACTCGATCCACAACTCATCTGGAACGGACTGGTCGTCGGAAGCATCATCGCCGTCTCGGCGCTCGGACTGACGCTCATCTTCGGGATCCTCAACTTCATCAACATCGCGTACGGTGACTACATGGCCGCCGGCGCGTACGTCGCCTGGGCGGTCAACGCACAGGTGGGGCTCCCGCTCGGCGTGGCCATCGTCGTCGGCATCCTCACCATGTCGGTCGGTGCGGTTGCCCTCGACAAGCTCGTGTTCCAGCATTTCCGCACACGGAGCCCGATCACGCTGCTCATCGTCTCCATCGGACTGGCCTTCATCATCCGGAACTTCATCCGCGCGATTTGGGGGCCGAGCGGCCACTTCTACGAACTCCCGATGGAGGCCAATCCGTCGTTCGCGGGCGTCAGGTTCAGCGTCGAGCAGGTGGCGATCATGGTCGTGAGTATCCTGTTGCTGCTCGGCGTGTACGTCCTGCTTCGGCGGACCCGCATCGGCATCGCGATGCGAGCGGCGTCCGACGACCGGATGCTCTCGCGCATCCGCGGTGTCGACACCGAAAGGATCGTGTTGTACGTCTGGCTGATCGGCGGCGCCATCGCTGGACTGGGCGGCATCATGCTCGGCCTGGATGCGCAGATTCGGCCGAACATGGGCTTTACCGCCCTGATCCCGATCTTTGCGGCGGTCATCCTGGGCGGCATCGGTGATCCCAAAGGCGCCGTCGCCGGCGGATACACCATCGGCGTCGCACAGGAGGTGAGCGTGGCCGTCATCCCGTCCGAATACAAGTTCGGTGTCGGGCTCCTGGCGCTCATCGTCGGACTGATCACCCGTCCGGACGGCCTGTTCGGGGAGGCAACACGATGA
- a CDS encoding ABC transporter ATP-binding protein, with translation MLLELEDVVSGYGDAIIVHGVDMGVDDGEMVTVIGPNGAGKSTLLKTIVGVVEAREGTITFDGDDIAGKPPEEVVEHGICYVRQDDNIFPNLSVMENLKMGAWPAEGEDWFDFDERLEEVYEQFPVLEDRADQQAGSLSGGQQQMVAMGTAMILDPDLLVLDEPSAGLAPQLVEEVFEKIVDINDAGTTVLMVEQNARAALKRSDRGIVLDMGENRFEGTGEELLGSEEVAELYLGTD, from the coding sequence ATGTTGCTCGAACTGGAGGATGTCGTCAGCGGCTACGGCGACGCGATCATCGTCCACGGCGTCGACATGGGCGTCGACGACGGCGAGATGGTCACGGTCATCGGCCCGAACGGCGCCGGCAAGTCCACGCTCCTGAAGACCATCGTCGGCGTCGTCGAGGCTCGGGAGGGAACGATCACGTTCGACGGCGACGACATCGCCGGCAAACCCCCGGAGGAAGTCGTCGAACACGGCATCTGCTACGTCCGGCAGGACGACAACATCTTCCCGAACCTCTCGGTCATGGAGAACCTGAAGATGGGGGCGTGGCCGGCCGAGGGTGAGGACTGGTTCGACTTCGACGAGCGCCTCGAGGAAGTGTACGAGCAGTTCCCGGTCCTCGAGGACCGCGCCGACCAACAAGCGGGCTCCCTCAGTGGCGGCCAACAGCAGATGGTCGCGATGGGGACCGCGATGATCCTCGATCCGGATCTGCTCGTCCTCGACGAGCCGTCGGCGGGACTGGCCCCACAGCTCGTCGAGGAGGTGTTCGAGAAGATCGTCGACATCAACGACGCCGGAACGACCGTGCTGATGGTCGAGCAGAACGCTCGGGCAGCGCTCAAGCGGTCCGATCGCGGCATCGTCCTCGACATGGGCGAAAACCGGTTCGAAGGCACCGGCGAAGAACTGCTCGGTAGCGAGGAAGTGGCCGAGCTCTACCTGGGAACCGACTGA
- a CDS encoding branched-chain amino acid ABC transporter permease has product MALVDLLLVVGIIAGIYSLLAIGMNMHWGDTGLLNFAHAAFFAVGAYTSAILTTPPATGDLATRVVGFNFPIVVGLIAGTALAGVTGLLIATTSVRLEGDYLAMVTLSSAELIRLMIHNEAWLTTGAQTLKNIPRPLDGAVPVSYDLFYFVLVWAIVGVCYLLFTRLSHSPFGRVLHAIRENDDVPLALGKNITIFKLKSFGIGAAVAGLAGGLWAHYVYAISSIMFLPSITFLIWAAVIIGGAGSYGGAILGATVIVFLRQITRFIPGDVPFGDQLAYIRLMIVGVVLILVLYYRPEGLLGDAERLQAGTSE; this is encoded by the coding sequence ATGGCACTCGTAGACCTCCTGTTGGTCGTCGGCATCATCGCCGGCATCTACTCGTTGTTAGCGATCGGGATGAATATGCACTGGGGCGACACCGGGCTGTTGAACTTCGCGCACGCGGCCTTCTTCGCGGTCGGTGCGTACACGTCCGCGATCCTCACGACACCGCCGGCGACGGGCGATCTGGCGACACGGGTCGTGGGGTTCAACTTCCCCATCGTCGTTGGCCTGATCGCCGGCACTGCCCTCGCGGGAGTCACCGGCCTGCTGATCGCCACGACGAGCGTCCGCCTGGAAGGGGATTACCTGGCGATGGTGACGCTGAGTTCCGCGGAACTCATCCGATTGATGATCCACAACGAGGCGTGGCTGACGACCGGCGCACAGACGTTGAAGAACATCCCACGACCGCTCGATGGCGCGGTTCCGGTCAGCTACGACCTCTTCTACTTCGTCCTCGTGTGGGCCATCGTCGGCGTGTGTTACCTGCTGTTCACGCGGCTCTCACACAGCCCGTTCGGCCGGGTGCTCCACGCCATCCGCGAGAACGACGACGTCCCGCTCGCCCTCGGCAAGAACATCACCATCTTCAAGCTGAAATCGTTCGGCATCGGCGCCGCGGTCGCCGGACTCGCGGGCGGGCTCTGGGCACACTACGTCTACGCCATCTCGTCGATCATGTTCCTGCCCAGCATCACGTTCCTGATCTGGGCGGCGGTCATCATCGGCGGGGCCGGGAGCTACGGTGGCGCGATCCTGGGCGCTACCGTCATCGTGTTCCTTCGTCAGATCACGCGGTTCATCCCCGGTGACGTACCGTTCGGCGACCAGCTCGCATACATCCGCCTGATGATCGTGGGCGTGGTGTTGATTCTCGTCCTCTACTACCGGCCGGAGGGACTGCTCGGCGATGCCGAACGACTGCAGGCTGGTACTTCGGAGTGA
- a CDS encoding CBS domain-containing protein has product MSNTPVEAALTGYGRTVSPDASATEAARKLRDADVPILVVEDEGIEGVVTESDFVEMVAETTDEVSVTELMSSPPITASPLTPLSTVADRMRRHGVERVLVVDGGASETPRGTGDSGAPHSSGSRPDADTDGTYWGCVSIRSVAMHFADHRLDVPQNASATTADAAAPTAVTSD; this is encoded by the coding sequence ATGTCGAACACGCCAGTCGAAGCGGCGCTGACGGGATACGGGCGCACTGTATCCCCCGACGCGTCGGCCACGGAAGCGGCACGGAAACTACGCGACGCCGATGTCCCCATCCTCGTCGTCGAGGACGAGGGCATCGAGGGCGTCGTGACCGAATCGGACTTCGTCGAGATGGTCGCCGAGACCACCGACGAGGTGTCGGTGACCGAACTCATGTCGAGTCCGCCGATCACGGCGTCGCCCCTGACGCCGCTGTCGACCGTCGCCGACCGGATGCGCCGCCACGGCGTCGAACGGGTCCTCGTCGTCGACGGCGGGGCGTCGGAGACGCCTCGGGGCACCGGTGACAGCGGGGCGCCACACTCCTCGGGCAGTCGGCCAGACGCCGACACCGACGGCACCTACTGGGGTTGTGTCTCCATTCGATCCGTCGCCATGCATTTCGCCGACCACCGACTCGACGTGCCACAGAATGCCTCGGCGACGACTGCCGACGCCGCGGCGCCGACGGCGGTCACCAGCGACTGA
- a CDS encoding O-acetylhomoserine aminocarboxypropyltransferase/cysteine synthase family protein encodes MADEDTRGFHTRSLHAGQEPDPATGARAPPIYQTTSYVFDDAEDAAQQFALEKEGHIYSRLMNPTVGMLQERLASLEGGVGAAATASGMASLDLATFLLAEAGDNIVTASALYGGTYTYFTHSVERRGITTRFVDTLDYEAYAEAIDDDTAYVHLETIGNPALVTPDIERIADIAHDHGVPLFIDNTFATPYLCRPVEHGADLVWNSTTKWLHGSGSTVGGVLVDGGTFDWGEYAEDYPEIGQANPAYHGVNFHETFAPAGFTYAAIARGLRDLGNTQSPFDAWVTLQKLESFPMRMDRHCANAMAVAEHLEDHPDIEWVNYPGLESHETHGNASEYLDGGYGGMITFGLSEGYEAARETVNNVELASLLANVGDAKTLVIHPASTTHQQLTEEEQQAAGVTPDMVRLSVGLEDVEDIIADLDQAIDAAT; translated from the coding sequence ATGGCAGACGAAGACACGCGCGGATTCCACACGCGAAGCCTCCACGCCGGACAGGAACCCGACCCCGCGACGGGCGCACGGGCACCACCGATCTATCAGACCACCTCGTACGTCTTCGACGACGCCGAGGACGCCGCCCAGCAGTTCGCCCTCGAAAAGGAGGGGCACATCTACTCGCGGCTGATGAACCCGACCGTGGGGATGCTGCAGGAACGACTGGCGTCGCTCGAGGGCGGCGTCGGCGCCGCGGCCACCGCGTCCGGGATGGCCTCCCTCGACCTCGCGACCTTCCTGCTCGCGGAGGCCGGCGACAACATCGTCACGGCCTCGGCGCTGTACGGCGGGACGTACACGTATTTCACTCACTCCGTCGAACGCCGCGGGATCACGACCCGCTTCGTCGACACGCTGGATTACGAGGCGTACGCCGAGGCCATCGACGACGACACCGCGTACGTGCATCTCGAAACCATCGGCAACCCGGCGCTGGTAACTCCCGACATCGAGCGCATCGCCGACATCGCCCACGACCACGGCGTGCCGTTGTTCATCGACAACACGTTCGCGACGCCCTACCTCTGTCGCCCCGTCGAACACGGCGCGGATCTGGTCTGGAACTCGACGACGAAGTGGCTCCACGGCTCGGGATCGACCGTCGGCGGCGTCCTCGTCGACGGCGGCACTTTCGATTGGGGCGAGTACGCCGAGGACTACCCCGAAATCGGGCAGGCGAACCCGGCCTATCACGGCGTCAACTTCCACGAGACGTTCGCGCCCGCGGGCTTCACCTACGCCGCCATCGCCCGCGGCCTGCGCGACCTGGGTAACACCCAGTCGCCGTTCGACGCCTGGGTCACCCTCCAGAAACTGGAGTCGTTCCCGATGCGCATGGACCGCCACTGCGCGAACGCGATGGCCGTCGCCGAGCATCTGGAAGACCACCCCGACATCGAGTGGGTGAACTACCCCGGCCTGGAGTCCCACGAGACCCACGGCAACGCGAGCGAGTATCTCGACGGCGGCTACGGCGGCATGATCACCTTCGGCCTCAGCGAAGGCTACGAGGCTGCCCGCGAGACGGTGAACAACGTCGAACTCGCCTCCCTACTCGCCAACGTCGGCGACGCGAAGACGCTCGTCATCCATCCGGCGTCGACCACGCACCAGCAGTTGACGGAGGAAGAACAGCAAGCGGCGGGCGTCACCCCCGATATGGTTCGCCTCTCGGTCGGCTTAGAGGATGTCGAGGACATCATCGCCGACCTGGACCAGGCCATCGACGCCGCGACGTAA
- a CDS encoding pyridoxal-phosphate-dependent aminotransferase family protein, with amino-acid sequence MPETREYRDDYPDKTLYIPGPTEVRADVIEAMCEPMFGHRMDRMTDLYTTIVEDTKTFLGTDNDVIILTASGTEFWEASTLNLVDDRMLVPTCGSFSERHANVAERLGKTVDRLEYAWGEAVKPDDIRAELERNDADYDVVTCVMNESSTGVRNPIEEIGDVVAEYPGTYFVVDAVSALGGDYVDIDAHDIDVIFASTQKAFAMPPGLAVCVVSDDAYERELETDSASWYGGFQRTLDYYDRKGQTHSTPAIPIMLAYRAQMKRMLDEGHEARARRHREMAEYTREWAREHFDLFPEAGYESQTVSCIANTRGIDIAATIDAVSEQYDMVFSNGYGSTLGEKTFRIGHMGEHTVESIEALTDAIEDVADL; translated from the coding sequence ATGCCCGAAACACGCGAATACAGGGACGACTATCCCGACAAGACGCTGTACATCCCGGGGCCGACCGAGGTGCGCGCAGACGTCATCGAGGCCATGTGCGAACCCATGTTCGGTCACCGCATGGACCGGATGACGGATCTCTATACGACCATCGTCGAGGACACGAAGACGTTCCTCGGCACCGACAACGATGTCATCATCCTCACCGCATCGGGGACGGAGTTCTGGGAAGCCTCCACGCTCAACCTCGTCGACGACCGGATGCTCGTGCCGACCTGTGGCAGTTTCAGCGAGCGCCACGCCAACGTCGCCGAGCGGTTGGGAAAGACCGTCGACCGACTCGAATACGCGTGGGGCGAGGCGGTCAAACCCGACGATATCCGGGCGGAACTCGAACGTAACGACGCCGACTACGACGTCGTCACCTGCGTCATGAACGAGAGTTCGACCGGCGTTCGGAACCCGATCGAGGAGATTGGCGATGTTGTCGCGGAGTATCCCGGCACCTACTTCGTCGTCGACGCGGTGTCGGCGCTGGGCGGCGACTACGTCGACATCGACGCCCACGACATCGATGTCATCTTCGCGTCGACTCAGAAGGCCTTCGCCATGCCGCCGGGCCTCGCCGTCTGTGTCGTCAGCGACGACGCCTACGAGCGCGAACTCGAGACGGACTCCGCGTCGTGGTACGGCGGCTTCCAGCGCACCCTCGACTACTACGATCGGAAGGGACAGACCCACTCCACGCCGGCGATTCCGATCATGCTGGCCTACCGCGCGCAGATGAAACGGATGCTCGACGAGGGCCACGAGGCCCGCGCCCGGCGCCACCGGGAGATGGCCGAATACACCCGCGAGTGGGCCCGCGAGCATTTCGATCTCTTCCCCGAGGCGGGCTACGAGTCCCAGACGGTGAGTTGCATCGCGAACACGCGCGGTATCGACATCGCCGCGACCATCGACGCCGTCTCCGAGCAGTACGATATGGTCTTCTCCAACGGCTACGGCTCCACACTCGGCGAGAAGACGTTTCGCATCGGCCACATGGGCGAACACACCGTCGAGAGCATCGAAGCCCTGACCGACGCCATCGAGGACGTGGCGGACCTGTGA
- a CDS encoding O-acetylhomoserine aminocarboxypropyltransferase/cysteine synthase family protein, with amino-acid sequence MTDGFHTRSLHAGQEPDPATGARAPPIYQTTSYVFDDAEDAAERFRLDVEDNIYARFSNPTTRTLERRLASLSGGTDAVATAAGMAALDAGTSVLASAGDNIVASADMYGGTSTYFSKMASRRGVEVRTVDTLDYDAYAEAIDENTAFVHVETLANPSLVTPDFERIADIAHDNAAPLLVDNTFATPYLCRPIEHGADAVWESTTKWIHGSGTTVGGVLVDGGTFPWDHPDADYPELAGENPAYGFDFTERFGDRALAAVARYRSLRSLGNGQSPFDAWVTLQGSETLPLRMDRHCANAMAVAEFLADHPAVDWVTYPGLESHETHDNANEYLDGGYGGMITFGPAGGYEAAKDLCETVEMASFLANIGDAKTLVIHPASTTHSQLTEEEQQAAGVTPDMVRLSVGLEDVEDITSDLERGLR; translated from the coding sequence ATGACCGACGGCTTTCATACCCGAAGCCTCCACGCCGGGCAGGAGCCGGACCCGGCGACGGGCGCACGGGCGCCTCCGATCTATCAGACCACCTCGTACGTCTTCGACGACGCCGAGGACGCCGCCGAGCGGTTCCGCCTCGACGTCGAAGACAACATCTACGCGCGGTTCTCGAATCCGACGACGCGGACCCTCGAACGGCGCCTCGCCTCGCTGTCGGGCGGGACCGACGCCGTCGCCACCGCGGCGGGGATGGCCGCCCTCGACGCCGGAACGAGCGTCCTCGCGTCCGCCGGCGACAACATCGTCGCCTCCGCGGATATGTACGGCGGGACGAGCACCTACTTCTCGAAGATGGCCTCGCGACGCGGTGTCGAGGTCCGCACCGTCGACACGCTGGACTACGACGCCTACGCCGAGGCCATCGACGAAAACACCGCGTTCGTCCACGTCGAGACCCTCGCCAACCCGTCGCTGGTGACGCCGGATTTCGAGCGCATCGCCGACATCGCTCACGACAACGCGGCGCCGCTACTCGTCGACAACACGTTCGCGACGCCCTACCTCTGTCGGCCGATCGAACACGGCGCCGACGCGGTCTGGGAGTCGACGACGAAGTGGATCCACGGGTCGGGCACGACCGTCGGCGGCGTCCTCGTCGACGGCGGTACCTTTCCGTGGGACCACCCCGACGCCGACTACCCCGAACTCGCGGGCGAAAATCCGGCTTACGGCTTCGATTTCACCGAGCGATTCGGCGACCGGGCGCTGGCGGCGGTCGCCCGCTACCGCTCGCTTCGCAGCCTCGGCAACGGCCAGTCGCCGTTCGACGCCTGGGTGACGCTGCAGGGCTCCGAAACGCTCCCCTTGCGGATGGACCGCCACTGCGCGAACGCGATGGCCGTCGCGGAGTTCCTGGCCGACCATCCGGCCGTCGACTGGGTGACCTACCCCGGCCTGGAGTCCCACGAGACCCACGACAACGCGAACGAATACCTCGATGGCGGCTATGGCGGCATGATCACCTTCGGCCCCGCCGGAGGGTACGAGGCCGCGAAAGACCTGTGTGAGACCGTCGAGATGGCGAGTTTCCTCGCCAACATCGGCGACGCGAAGACGCTCGTCATCCATCCGGCGTCGACCACGCACTCGCAGTTGACGGAGGAAGAACAGCAAGCGGCGGGCGTCACCCCCGACATGGTTCGCCTCTCGGTCGGTCTCGAAGACGTGGAAGACATTACGTCCGACCTCGAACGAGGGTTACGATGA
- the metX gene encoding homoserine O-acetyltransferase MetX — protein sequence MTSVESGTRHLGEFEFECGESIDDLQVAYEAYGEFEADPEGGSNAVLVCHALTGSQNVASEGVASTAGQARAWWNDIVGAGKAIDTTEYYVVCANVPGSCYGSSGPPAENPETGDPWGTDFPPVTIGDWTRAQRRLLDDLGVGRLHAVVGGSAGGMNVLDWAVQYPDDVKRIIPVAAAARLDSQCLALDAIARRAITSDDDWQGGDYYGGEAPTDGLALARQIGHVMYLSKQSMEERFGRRAAGRDAVRSFPADRAAGYFPYREVESYLDYQAEKFVDRFDPNAYLYLTRAMDDYDLSEGYENDADALAAFEGEALIMSFTGDWHFTVGQSESLAEACRTAGVPVAHHVVESDHGHDAFLVEPEKVGPPLRDFLGEGLEGRAIHDTAEEEEPVETDDFAPVHNSLFSG from the coding sequence ATGACCTCGGTCGAAAGCGGCACGCGCCACCTCGGCGAGTTCGAGTTCGAATGCGGGGAGTCGATCGACGACCTGCAGGTGGCGTACGAAGCCTACGGCGAGTTCGAGGCCGATCCGGAGGGCGGCAGCAACGCGGTGCTGGTCTGTCACGCCCTCACCGGCAGTCAGAACGTCGCCAGCGAGGGCGTCGCGAGCACGGCCGGCCAGGCGCGGGCGTGGTGGAACGACATCGTCGGCGCGGGCAAGGCCATCGACACCACCGAGTATTACGTCGTCTGTGCGAACGTGCCCGGGTCGTGTTACGGGTCGTCAGGGCCGCCGGCGGAGAACCCCGAAACCGGCGACCCCTGGGGGACCGACTTCCCGCCCGTGACGATCGGCGACTGGACGCGTGCGCAGCGACGACTGCTCGACGACCTCGGCGTCGGCCGTCTGCACGCCGTCGTCGGCGGGAGCGCCGGCGGAATGAACGTCCTCGACTGGGCGGTGCAGTACCCCGACGATGTCAAGCGCATCATTCCGGTCGCGGCCGCGGCTCGCCTCGACTCGCAGTGTCTCGCCCTCGACGCCATCGCCCGCCGCGCCATCACGAGCGACGACGACTGGCAGGGCGGCGACTACTACGGCGGCGAAGCGCCGACCGACGGCCTGGCGCTCGCCCGACAGATCGGTCACGTGATGTACCTCTCGAAGCAGTCGATGGAGGAGCGGTTCGGCCGCCGGGCCGCGGGTCGCGACGCCGTCCGCTCGTTCCCCGCGGACCGCGCCGCGGGCTATTTCCCCTACCGCGAGGTGGAGTCCTATCTCGACTACCAGGCCGAGAAGTTCGTCGACCGGTTCGACCCCAACGCCTACCTCTATCTCACCCGCGCGATGGACGACTACGACCTCAGCGAGGGGTACGAGAACGACGCCGACGCCCTCGCGGCCTTCGAGGGCGAAGCGTTGATCATGTCGTTCACCGGCGACTGGCATTTCACCGTCGGGCAGTCAGAGTCGCTGGCTGAGGCGTGTCGCACGGCGGGCGTCCCGGTTGCCCACCACGTGGTCGAATCCGACCACGGCCACGACGCCTTCCTCGTCGAACCCGAGAAGGTCGGCCCGCCGCTCCGGGACTTCCTCGGCGAGGGGCTAGAGGGCCGGGCGATCCACGACACGGCCGAAGAGGAGGAGCCGGTCGAGACGGACGACTTCGCCCCGGTTCACAACTCGCTGTTCAGCGGCTAA
- a CDS encoding ABC transporter ATP-binding protein yields MTLLEARNLRKTFGGIVAVDDVSFEVDRKEIVGVIGPNGAGKSTTFKLLTGFHQPDDGTVEFDGENVTDLEPNERAQRGMVRTFQIAQELTGMRVMENMLLASQNHPGEKVLAAAANTGSVRDHEEDARDRAEELLKFLELWDLRDEYAGNLSGGQRKLLELGRALMAEPDLLLLDEPMAGVNPDLTDRLLQRIMELRDERDMTFLVVEHDIEAIMRISDTVIGMHDGKVLSKGTPEEVQSDERMLEAYLGGDV; encoded by the coding sequence ATGACACTCCTGGAAGCTCGCAACCTCCGGAAGACGTTCGGCGGTATCGTCGCCGTCGACGACGTCTCCTTCGAGGTCGATCGCAAGGAGATCGTCGGCGTCATCGGTCCGAACGGCGCCGGCAAATCCACCACGTTCAAGCTGCTGACCGGGTTCCACCAGCCCGACGACGGGACGGTGGAGTTCGACGGCGAGAACGTGACGGACCTCGAACCCAACGAGCGTGCCCAGCGCGGCATGGTCCGAACCTTCCAGATCGCCCAGGAACTCACCGGGATGCGCGTGATGGAGAACATGCTACTCGCATCACAGAACCACCCCGGCGAGAAGGTGCTCGCGGCAGCGGCCAACACGGGCAGCGTCCGCGACCACGAGGAAGACGCCCGCGACCGGGCCGAGGAGCTGTTGAAGTTCCTCGAGCTCTGGGATCTGCGCGACGAGTACGCGGGGAACCTTTCCGGCGGCCAGCGGAAGCTGCTGGAGCTGGGGCGGGCGCTGATGGCGGAGCCGGATCTCCTGTTGCTCGACGAGCCGATGGCCGGGGTGAACCCCGACCTGACCGACCGGCTCCTCCAGCGCATCATGGAGCTACGCGACGAGCGCGACATGACGTTCCTCGTCGTGGAACACGACATCGAAGCGATCATGCGAATATCCGACACGGTTATCGGGATGCACGACGGCAAGGTGCTCTCGAAAGGGACGCCGGAGGAGGTCCAGTCCGACGAACGGATGCTCGAAGCGTATCTCGGAGGTGATGTCTAA
- a CDS encoding ABC transporter substrate-binding protein, translating to MSDRSVRRRQFVKAAGAAGIVGLAGCSGGGGSGGGSGDSILVGTLAPFSQGLGWVGPNAARGRDVALADINDAGLLGQEVEINEQDTETTPQAAISGFNTLDEAGVVATLGPSSSVMPNLFQPIRDAGLPTLSVSAGTTQMDDVGGPDEYLWRTVPSDAIAGRAQGQYALTNDYNTMAVTYKDDKGSQSFSTAVADYFTSQGGEQVADVALGINADSYRSEIQEIADAEPDVISMTAGTEVSALFMRNYIEAGLDIPIFIGNDVVTADFIERIGPDVMAEAPIFGQAPAPGPSYDSFAERHQEMHGQAPGTFTAAGYDAMNLIALAAQRGGEATREAITNNINPVARPEGTEVTTFSEGKEELEAGNEINYQGASNPQDFDEDGDPVGPFSVLEVEDGEWTAVTTFSAEELTA from the coding sequence ATGTCCGATAGAAGCGTTCGACGGCGTCAGTTCGTCAAGGCAGCGGGTGCAGCGGGAATCGTTGGCCTCGCCGGATGTTCCGGCGGTGGCGGCAGTGGCGGTGGAAGCGGCGACTCGATCCTCGTCGGAACCCTCGCTCCGTTCAGCCAGGGTCTCGGCTGGGTCGGGCCGAACGCCGCACGTGGCCGCGACGTTGCGCTCGCAGACATCAACGACGCCGGCCTTCTGGGACAGGAAGTGGAGATCAACGAGCAAGACACGGAGACGACCCCACAGGCAGCGATTTCGGGGTTCAACACGCTCGACGAGGCCGGCGTGGTGGCCACGCTCGGCCCGTCGAGCAGCGTGATGCCGAACCTTTTCCAGCCGATCCGGGACGCGGGGCTGCCGACGCTTTCGGTCTCCGCGGGGACGACGCAGATGGACGACGTGGGGGGTCCCGACGAATACCTGTGGCGGACGGTGCCGAGCGACGCCATCGCCGGACGGGCACAGGGGCAGTACGCGCTCACGAACGACTACAACACGATGGCGGTCACGTACAAGGACGACAAGGGATCACAGAGTTTCTCGACGGCCGTCGCCGACTACTTCACCTCGCAGGGCGGCGAGCAGGTGGCCGACGTGGCGCTCGGGATCAACGCCGACTCCTACCGGAGCGAGATCCAGGAGATCGCCGACGCCGAGCCTGACGTCATTTCCATGACCGCCGGGACGGAGGTGTCCGCGCTGTTCATGCGCAACTACATAGAGGCTGGCCTAGACATCCCGATTTTCATCGGCAACGACGTGGTCACGGCGGACTTCATCGAGCGCATCGGTCCCGACGTGATGGCGGAGGCGCCCATCTTCGGCCAGGCGCCCGCTCCCGGTCCGTCGTACGACTCGTTCGCGGAGCGCCATCAGGAGATGCACGGGCAGGCCCCCGGCACCTTCACCGCGGCCGGTTACGACGCGATGAACCTCATCGCGCTGGCAGCCCAGCGGGGCGGCGAAGCGACCCGCGAGGCGATCACGAACAACATCAATCCGGTCGCTCGTCCCGAGGGAACCGAGGTGACGACGTTCTCGGAGGGGAAGGAAGAACTCGAGGCCGGCAACGAAATCAACTACCAGGGCGCCTCGAACCCGCAGGACTTCGACGAGGACGGCGATCCGGTCGGGCCGTTCTCCGTCCTCGAAGTCGAGGACGGCGAGTGGACCGCAGTGACGACGTTCTCGGCCGAAGAGCTCACCGCTTGA
- a CDS encoding CBS domain-containing protein: MEPAVEAALTGYGRTVAPETPASEAAQTLREPDVPLLVVEDEGVEGVVTESDFVAMVAETAEPVPVSAIMSDSPVTVSPLTPVSTVVEKMHRHGVKQVLVVDNGASKTPTGEAGDSETHSSSSRPEADTDGTYWGFVSIDSVEPHLTDSCIEVEWNGPQTTVEATDSPIRAAGD, from the coding sequence ATGGAACCCGCCGTCGAAGCCGCGTTGACTGGCTACGGACGCACCGTCGCTCCCGAGACGCCCGCATCCGAGGCCGCACAGACGCTCCGCGAACCGGATGTTCCGCTCCTCGTCGTCGAGGACGAAGGCGTCGAAGGTGTCGTGACCGAATCCGATTTCGTCGCGATGGTCGCGGAAACGGCCGAACCGGTTCCCGTCTCGGCCATCATGTCCGATTCGCCCGTAACCGTCTCGCCGCTGACGCCGGTATCGACCGTCGTCGAGAAGATGCATCGCCACGGTGTCAAGCAGGTGCTCGTCGTCGACAACGGGGCGTCGAAGACGCCAACCGGCGAAGCCGGTGACAGCGAGACACACTCCTCGAGCAGTCGGCCGGAGGCCGACACCGACGGCACCTACTGGGGGTTCGTCTCCATCGACTCGGTCGAGCCTCATCTCACTGACTCGTGCATCGAGGTCGAGTGGAACGGCCCACAAACGACCGTGGAGGCGACGGACTCTCCGATCCGTGCGGCCGGCGACTAG